The nucleotide sequence GCTCTGTGTGTCCCCGAAAACCTCATTATTGATAATGATATAATGCTGGTGTGAACCGCCGCCAATTTGTCACGCACGTCGGTGCCGCTGGGATTGCTGGCGTCGTCGACTATCAGTCGGCGGCCCAGACAGACCAACCGCAGTATCGGGTAGACAGTGACGGGTTCGAGCGGCTGACCGATCAGGGCGCTGAAGCACTCACGGTCAGGGGAGTCAATCTTGGGATGGCAAAGCCGGGATATTTTCCCGGTCATGCTGCTATCGACCGGGCGGAGTACGATCGCTGGCTTTCCGCTATCGGGCAGATTGCCAACGTTGTCCGGACGTTTAGCATTCATCCACCTGAATTCTACCGCGCGCTTCGGGCGTACAACGACGCTGCCGACGAACCGCTGTTGTTGCTCCAGGGCACGTGGGTTCCGACTGCGGACTTACACGAATCGGGGGACGCCACTGCAGTCACGTCGACGGTGGATCCGAAACTCCGCCACACTGTTGACGTTATCCATGGGGACACGACGATCCCTGAACGATCTGGGCTTCCGAGTGGCACCTTCGACGCCGACGTAAGCGACGTCACCCTCGGGTATCTGTTCGGTATCGAGTGGCCGCCGGCGGTCGTTGCCGGAACGAATCAGGCGGCTACTGACGGCGAGTTCAACGGATCGTACGTCCAGACCACGGGTGGATCGCGGTTCGAACAGTGGCTCGCCGGCCGGCTTGACGTGCTCGCTTCCTACGAGGGCGACACCTATGGCGTCCAGCGCCCGTTGTCGTTCGTTAACTGGGTTCTCACCGATTCGCTCGAACACCCATACGGGCCGTATCGGACTGCAGATGCGGATGGTGTCGACCCCGACGCGATCGTTTCGACCGAGGACTTCGATCCGGGAATCTTCGCCTCCTATCACGTCTATCCGTACTATCCGGATCTGTTGAACGAGACGCCGTCGTACCTCAACCACACCGACCACCGGGAAGAGGCAAACAGTTACGCGGGATATCTGGCTGACCTGGTCGCGGAGACCGACCAGCCGGTGGTGATCGGCGAGTTCGGCGTCCCGAGTTCACGCGGGATCGCCCATCGTCACGTCCATGGGCGGGACATGGGTCGCCATACCGAGCGTGAGCAGGGTGAGATCGTCGCCGCGATGTACCAGGACATCCTCGCGTCGGGGGCGGTGGGTGGCGTCGCCTTTTCCTGGCAAGACGAGTGGTTCAAGCACACGTGGAATCTCGACGCACGATCGGTCCCCGGGCGACGCCCTCATTGGTCGAACATCGAAACGCCGGAACAGCGCTTTGGGCTCATGGCATTCGAATCGCCGGAGACGATCACACTCGATGGGTCATCCGAAGACTGGGAGGATGCAACGGTACATCGACCCGACGATCGGACGCTCACTGGGCTCGCCGTCACCCACGATCTCGAAGGACTCGCGGTTCGGCTGGCGTTCGACTCGCTCCCGGACCCGATGCGATGGGACCAGTTGAGCGAGATCGTAACGATCGGGCTCACGGGGCGCGAGCAGCCCCTCCCGATTGGCTCTGGACTCACGTCGACGGCGGATTTCGTCGTCGAACTGGGCGGGCCTGGCGATTCCAGACTACTGGTCGAGTCCTCTTACGACGCCTTCGCTCGTGAGTACGGCGAGGATGCAGGACTCGATCTCGGGGCCTATCGTGACGGCAGTGCCGGGTTCGTTCCCGTCCGCGAACCCATCAACCTCGGGTACTCGGTCCCAGTGACTGACGAGGAAGTCCCGTTCGAGGCTGTCGAAACCGGCCAACTCCGGTACGGGAACGGGAATCCCGACGCTGGGGACTACGACTCCCTGACTGACGTACACGTCGATACCGAACAGGACGTGATCGAACTCCGTCTCCCATGGGTTCTGCTAAACGTTGCTGATCCGTCCTCGAAACAACGAATCGTGACCGAGTGGGATGGGGGTCTCGACACCACCGATTTCGAGGGGATTCACGTCGCCGCAGCGACCTACGACGCCAGCGGTGATGGGTCGACGAACACTGCGAGCGGAGTCGATCCGATCGAACAGGCCATTCCCGGGGTGACCGAGGCCCACCTCGAAACGACGACGTACACCTGGGAGTCATGGTACCGGCCCGATTACGAGGAGCGGCTGAAGGAGTCCTATCACGTCCTCGATCGGACCAACTGGGGCGAGAGTGACTGACTTACTGTCGCTTCCGGAGTCGCCCACGCACGAACGGCCGGACCGGCGTGACGCCGAGTTCGAACCGGTCCATTTCGACGACGTCGAACGCCGACTCGCTCGCGAACCGTGAGGCTGTGCGTCGCGTGAGGTGACACCCGCCCGCGAGTCGTTTCCAGACGGGCGAGACGGCCGTCTGGACCGTCTCGCGCCAGCCGTCGTCGGCGACGTGTTCGAGAAAGCGGAACTCCCCGCCCGGTCGCAGCACCCGGCGAACCTCCGCGATCGACGCCGGAACGTCCTCGACCGTACAGAACACCATCGACGAGACGACCGCGTCGAAGTGATCGTCCGGGAAGGGGAGGTCGGCCGCACCGGCGTCGTGAAGCTCGATCCCAGCAGTGGCGTCTGCGGTCCGATCGCGCGCTCGCCGACGCATGTGCGGATCGGGTTCGATGGCG is from Halorhabdus sp. BNX81 and encodes:
- a CDS encoding class I SAM-dependent methyltransferase, yielding MSQDTAPAHPLFAAIYDPAMAHAERTILDPHREYLADGLDGVVLDLGAGTGAMFPYFEGATVHAIEPDPHMRRRARDRTADATAGIELHDAGAADLPFPDDHFDAVVSSMVFCTVEDVPASIAEVRRVLRPGGEFRFLEHVADDGWRETVQTAVSPVWKRLAGGCHLTRRTASRFASESAFDVVEMDRFELGVTPVRPFVRGRLRKRQ